A genomic segment from Paenibacillus sp. FSL K6-1096 encodes:
- a CDS encoding polysaccharide biosynthesis protein, which produces MSTKKESFVKGTLILAAAALVARVLGLAQRVPLEHLFNVTGNAAFTQANNVYLLLLPLATAGIPSTLSKMVSERYALNRPHEAEQVYRAALIFAAAVGVIMSVTLYIVAPYYAESSKVPESTLAIRAIAPALLLFPAIAMMRGYFQGRNNMMAGGISQIVEQIARVSTAILLAFILLRQGYSNTWMAAGASFGSVLGSIAAFGVMLYYARKLRRSEEQFSLYESSEARLPLLGIYKDIFKLSIPIVLSSVTVPVVNFIDTTFIVPLLSGQIGLEAATNALGIFGSRAQSVAGIPPVLSIALSASLIPIISAAYARKDEQHLQRQVTLAMRVSILTGTPVVVSLVVAAYSVNGLLFKSLDGSGIVAMLTLGTIFQITMMTTNSILLGMGKSRISMYYVLAGLIVKFAANFLFSQLFGIYGIIGSTALCFIVITLLNLRMLKRIVPFSILGKRWGGFAVAVLASAGIGYGLNEAGIMMIHLMPARLAFLITCLVVGAAVVLVYLVLLIILGVLSSQEIAGYPRPLRKVLAPLMKLQPARVRAGE; this is translated from the coding sequence TTGTCCACCAAGAAGGAATCTTTTGTTAAAGGCACGCTTATTCTGGCTGCTGCCGCGCTTGTCGCCCGTGTCCTCGGGCTGGCCCAGCGGGTGCCGCTGGAGCACTTATTCAATGTAACCGGGAACGCTGCATTCACGCAGGCCAACAATGTGTATCTACTGCTGCTGCCGCTGGCGACAGCCGGTATTCCCAGCACGCTGAGCAAGATGGTATCAGAGCGCTACGCGCTGAACCGCCCGCATGAAGCAGAGCAGGTGTACCGGGCAGCACTGATCTTTGCCGCTGCTGTAGGTGTGATTATGAGTGTAACCCTCTACATAGTTGCTCCGTATTACGCAGAGTCCAGTAAGGTTCCCGAGAGCACACTAGCGATCCGGGCGATAGCCCCGGCCCTGCTCCTGTTCCCCGCAATTGCTATGATGCGCGGCTACTTCCAGGGGCGCAATAATATGATGGCCGGCGGCATCTCGCAGATTGTGGAGCAGATCGCCCGGGTATCCACGGCGATTCTACTGGCCTTCATCCTGCTGCGCCAGGGCTACAGCAATACCTGGATGGCGGCAGGCGCTTCCTTCGGCAGCGTGCTGGGCAGCATCGCCGCCTTCGGTGTGATGCTGTATTACGCAAGAAAGCTGCGGCGGAGCGAGGAGCAATTCTCCCTCTATGAATCGAGCGAAGCCCGGCTGCCGCTGCTGGGGATCTACAAAGATATTTTCAAGCTGTCGATCCCGATTGTATTATCCTCCGTAACGGTGCCGGTTGTGAACTTCATTGATACTACCTTCATTGTTCCACTGCTTAGCGGGCAGATCGGCCTGGAAGCAGCGACTAATGCGCTCGGGATCTTCGGCAGCCGCGCCCAGAGCGTTGCCGGTATTCCTCCGGTGTTGTCGATTGCCCTTAGTGCTTCGCTGATTCCAATCATTTCGGCGGCATACGCGCGTAAAGATGAGCAGCATCTGCAGCGTCAGGTCACACTGGCCATGCGGGTCTCGATTCTTACAGGTACACCGGTTGTAGTCTCGCTTGTGGTGGCTGCCTACTCGGTGAACGGCCTGCTGTTTAAATCCCTGGACGGCAGCGGCATTGTGGCGATGCTGACACTAGGGACGATTTTCCAGATTACGATGATGACCACCAACTCGATTCTGCTCGGCATGGGCAAATCGCGGATATCGATGTACTACGTGCTGGCCGGGCTTATTGTGAAGTTCGCAGCCAACTTCCTGTTCAGCCAGTTGTTCGGCATTTATGGCATTATCGGCTCTACGGCCCTATGCTTCATTGTTATTACATTGCTGAATCTGCGGATGCTGAAGCGAATTGTTCCCTTCTCCATTCTCGGCAAGCGCTGGGGCGGCTTCGCGGTTGCGGTCCTGGCCTCGGCCGGAATCGGCTATGGGCTGAATGAAGCGGGAATTATGATGATCCATCTGATGCCGGCCCGCCTGGCCTTCCTGATTACCTGTCTTGTGGTTGGGGCGGCGGTAGTCCTAGTTTATCTTGTTCTGCTGATTATTTTGGGTGTGCTCAGCAGCCAGGAAATCGCCGGATATCCCCGTCCGCTGCGTAAGGTGCTGGCTCCACTCATGAAGCTGCAGCCTGCCCGTGTGCGTGCCGGAGAATAA
- a CDS encoding UbiD family decarboxylase — MAYANLRQWIEQLRRDKDLAVIDTPVHPHLELAEIHRRVVREEGPALLFTNVQGTPFPVATNLFGSVRRVNKAFGTRPEQLVKSLTSAVEILLPPSAAGLWREKKVLFELLRAGTKDIPQGEAPVLGVCSSNDPLKELPRITAWPKDGGSFLTLPLVYTENITNPNDHNLGMYRIQIYDDSTTGLHWQIHKGGGFHHSQAELLGETLPVSVFIGGPPALIAAAVAPVPEQVPELLLASLMLGGKLPMVQDPLGGHRIPAEAEFSIRGRVSPHERRAEGPYGSQSGYYSLQHEFPVMHVQRMWHRKDAIYPATINGKPRQEDYYLKDYLQRLLSPVYPLLIPSVKALWSYSESGPHSLAAAVVRESYPRESMASAFRILGEGQLSLTKFLLLTNVTLELTDFPKLLETVLERFNPQADLVILPNTSMDTLDYTGRRLNHGSKAVLIGTGSPVRQLPHDYTEGLLPSITAAVPYCGGCLAVSGASYEEDPELPERLVAHFAENGTDWPLLVLVDNARDAVSTQTRFLWTVFTRFNPADDIHSAAKVHRGAIVHSLPVIIDARMKPGYPEELAPDEDTAGQVDRNWRRYFPLV; from the coding sequence ATGGCATACGCAAATTTACGACAATGGATTGAACAGCTCCGCAGGGACAAGGATCTTGCTGTGATTGATACTCCGGTTCATCCGCATCTGGAGCTTGCCGAAATTCACCGCCGGGTGGTCCGGGAGGAAGGGCCGGCGCTGCTGTTCACGAATGTCCAAGGCACGCCGTTCCCGGTGGCGACCAATCTGTTCGGCTCTGTCCGCAGAGTGAACAAGGCCTTCGGCACCCGGCCGGAGCAACTGGTGAAATCGCTGACGTCGGCCGTGGAGATCCTGCTTCCGCCTTCGGCAGCAGGACTGTGGCGGGAGAAGAAGGTACTGTTTGAGCTGCTGCGCGCCGGCACGAAGGATATTCCGCAGGGAGAAGCTCCGGTGCTTGGCGTCTGCTCCAGCAATGACCCGCTGAAGGAGCTGCCCCGCATTACCGCCTGGCCCAAGGACGGCGGATCGTTCCTTACGCTGCCTCTGGTCTACACAGAGAATATTACCAATCCCAATGACCATAATCTCGGCATGTACCGGATTCAGATCTATGATGACAGCACCACCGGCCTTCACTGGCAGATTCATAAGGGAGGCGGATTCCATCATTCCCAGGCTGAGCTGCTTGGAGAGACGCTGCCGGTATCTGTCTTCATCGGCGGACCGCCGGCCCTGATTGCCGCTGCTGTGGCTCCCGTTCCTGAGCAGGTTCCCGAGCTGCTGCTGGCCTCGCTAATGCTGGGCGGCAAGCTGCCTATGGTGCAGGACCCGCTGGGCGGCCACCGGATTCCGGCGGAGGCTGAGTTCTCGATCCGCGGCCGGGTCTCGCCGCATGAACGCAGAGCGGAAGGCCCCTACGGCAGCCAGTCGGGCTATTATTCCCTGCAGCATGAATTCCCGGTAATGCATGTCCAGCGGATGTGGCACCGCAAGGATGCCATCTATCCGGCGACGATTAACGGCAAGCCGCGCCAGGAGGATTATTACCTGAAGGATTATCTGCAGCGGCTGCTGTCCCCGGTGTATCCCCTGCTGATTCCTTCGGTCAAAGCGCTATGGTCCTACTCCGAATCCGGTCCGCATTCGCTGGCTGCGGCTGTCGTGCGGGAGAGCTATCCGCGTGAGTCCATGGCTTCCGCGTTCCGCATCCTGGGCGAAGGCCAGCTCTCCTTAACCAAATTCCTGCTGCTGACCAATGTGACGCTTGAGCTTACCGACTTCCCTAAGCTGCTGGAGACGGTGCTGGAGCGGTTCAACCCGCAGGCCGATCTGGTCATCCTCCCCAATACATCCATGGATACGCTGGATTATACCGGACGCAGGCTGAACCACGGCAGCAAGGCGGTGCTGATCGGCACCGGAAGCCCGGTACGCCAGCTTCCGCATGACTATACGGAGGGTCTGCTTCCATCAATCACCGCCGCTGTGCCTTATTGCGGAGGATGTTTAGCCGTTTCCGGTGCATCCTATGAAGAGGACCCTGAGCTGCCGGAGCGGCTGGTAGCCCACTTCGCGGAGAACGGGACGGATTGGCCGCTGCTGGTGCTGGTGGACAATGCCAGGGACGCCGTCAGCACACAGACCCGGTTCCTGTGGACCGTATTCACCCGCTTCAATCCGGCGGATGATATCCATTCAGCCGCCAAGGTGCACCGCGGGGCAATCGTTCATTCGCTGCCGGTCATTATTGATGCCCGTATGAAGCCTGGCTACCCGGAGGAGCTGGCGCCGGACGAGGACACCGCCGGACAGGTGGACCGTAACTGGAGACGCTATTTCCCGCTGGTCTAA
- a CDS encoding Cof-type HAD-IIB family hydrolase: MTAKYRLLALDMDGTLLNDEQKITPLTVEWIKKAMEAGVHVCLSTGRSVRSAMPYAEQLGLETPMIMVNGSEVWRGPGELYRRSLMDVELVKQMHRIAEEFDIWFWAYSVDEVYNRDSWDGEIDSREWLKFGYSTEDDDIRHELLMKLQNLGGLEITNSSPFNLEINPLGVNKASGILEVCKLLGIKMSEVVAVGDSLNDLAAIQQAGFGVAMGNAQEVVKQEADAVVATNNNDGIAEVIRKYILTEAEAPAGRISKRA, encoded by the coding sequence ATGACTGCCAAATACCGCCTGCTTGCATTGGATATGGATGGAACCCTGCTGAATGATGAACAGAAGATTACCCCGCTTACAGTGGAATGGATCAAGAAAGCGATGGAGGCCGGTGTTCATGTCTGCCTGTCCACCGGACGCTCTGTGCGCAGCGCAATGCCCTATGCAGAGCAGCTTGGCCTGGAGACTCCGATGATTATGGTCAACGGCAGTGAAGTCTGGCGCGGGCCGGGTGAATTGTACCGCCGGTCATTGATGGATGTGGAGCTGGTTAAGCAGATGCACCGGATTGCCGAAGAATTCGATATCTGGTTCTGGGCGTATTCCGTTGACGAGGTGTACAACCGGGATAGCTGGGATGGAGAGATTGACAGCCGGGAGTGGCTGAAATTCGGCTACTCTACGGAGGATGATGATATCCGCCATGAACTGCTGATGAAGCTGCAGAACCTGGGCGGGCTGGAGATTACCAACTCCTCGCCGTTCAACCTGGAGATTAATCCGCTTGGCGTCAATAAGGCGTCTGGGATTCTGGAGGTCTGCAAGCTGCTGGGCATCAAGATGTCAGAGGTTGTTGCTGTCGGCGACAGCCTCAACGATCTGGCGGCGATTCAGCAGGCCGGCTTCGGCGTGGCGATGGGTAATGCCCAGGAGGTCGTGAAGCAGGAAGCGGATGCGGTTGTCGCTACGAACAATAATGACGGGATTGCGGAGGTAATTCGTAAGTACATTCTTACCGAAGCCGAAGCACCGGCTGGACGGATATCCAAGCGGGCTTAA
- a CDS encoding DUF456 family protein, which translates to MTILGWILIIALFAIGLAGAVYPILPGALAIYLAFFVYGWFFSFDPFGPLFWIAQTLIVVVLFVADYVVGAWGVKKFGGSRASVIGSTIGIIAGPFLIPAFGLILGPFLGALIGELIAGSAFNKAVKVSFGSLLGLFSSTVVKIILQIAMVVLFFIWIGRY; encoded by the coding sequence TTGACGATCCTGGGTTGGATTCTGATTATTGCTTTGTTTGCAATCGGGCTGGCCGGAGCGGTATATCCGATCCTGCCCGGCGCCTTGGCGATTTACCTGGCCTTCTTCGTGTATGGCTGGTTCTTCTCCTTCGACCCCTTCGGTCCGTTGTTCTGGATTGCCCAGACCCTGATTGTGGTTGTGCTGTTCGTTGCCGATTATGTCGTCGGGGCGTGGGGGGTCAAGAAGTTCGGCGGCTCCCGCGCCTCTGTGATCGGCAGCACCATCGGCATCATTGCCGGTCCGTTTCTGATTCCGGCGTTCGGCCTGATCCTTGGGCCGTTCCTGGGTGCTCTGATCGGCGAACTGATTGCCGGTTCTGCGTTCAACAAGGCGGTTAAGGTCAGCTTCGGCTCCCTGCTCGGGCTGTTCAGCAGCACCGTTGTCAAAATTATTCTCCAGATTGCTATGGTCGTCCTCTTCTTTATCTGGATCGGACGGTATTAA
- a CDS encoding penicillin-binding protein 2, producing the protein MKWFGRPGSRPDDQVTRNSVSLRINLFFFGTFFIFVIIMIRLAGLQFVEGAELTETESSRETKDVPLAAIRGNILAAGGEKLAYSTPVQSLYITLTQEYTARAKNKDTGLLEYTAEAKALTASLVDRLASVFEQYGDPAAAKKPAKEEILASLDLDYKKSPGYMPRKIKTGLTLEEVAHLLENRERYPGIAVVEESLRHYDKDTVAVQTVGFTKLFKFTEDYNLYKNIRHAMKQTGADPGLSYREDEFVGIYGLEQQYQRELRGKNGYLTLSVNAQNMAREVVATVPPVKGHDIWTTINKKVQMQTEQAIADQLTWLHHNPVQGKTHTAALTGYAVAMEVDTGNVVAMANMPDYDTNVWNTERLEPEVYEKIEDFYRNGTITQISSGVSGNGLPSLIYLGSTIKPLSVLIGLNEGLFTTSDTYQDKGIAYFGKNDSSSVRNSSGHVLGKLSPAEAIQESSNAFMIDMIGNPLYKKYQGDSVRVWDKYLKDFGLGVSTQSGLPGESAGVADYLDTESAGSVQSAMVYASFGQKGKYTALQLAQYTAMLANEGKRLKPQLVSRITDAEGNTVKEFGPEVLNTVSFAPSYWKEVKRGMNTAVKAFDGFPYDFARKTGTSEMEAYGAIRDNGVFIAYAPRENPKLAVAVIIPEGGFGALSAAPVARKIFEAYDAEYGLDGIPKKNVRVSTAD; encoded by the coding sequence GTGAAATGGTTCGGCAGGCCGGGCTCCCGCCCGGATGATCAGGTGACCCGCAACTCGGTGAGCTTACGGATTAATCTGTTTTTCTTCGGCACTTTTTTTATTTTTGTAATCATTATGATCCGCCTGGCAGGACTTCAGTTTGTGGAGGGTGCAGAGCTTACCGAGACGGAATCCAGCCGTGAGACGAAGGATGTTCCGCTGGCGGCAATCCGGGGTAACATCCTTGCAGCGGGCGGTGAGAAGCTTGCCTACTCCACCCCGGTTCAGTCGTTGTATATCACGTTAACCCAGGAATATACGGCCAGGGCCAAGAATAAGGACACCGGCTTGCTGGAATACACGGCGGAAGCCAAGGCATTGACTGCTTCGCTGGTGGACCGGCTGGCCTCGGTTTTTGAACAGTATGGAGATCCCGCTGCGGCCAAGAAGCCTGCCAAGGAGGAAATTCTTGCTTCACTGGACCTCGATTACAAGAAATCGCCAGGGTATATGCCGCGTAAGATCAAGACGGGCCTGACGCTGGAAGAGGTCGCCCATCTGCTGGAGAACAGGGAGCGCTATCCGGGGATAGCGGTAGTGGAGGAGAGCTTGCGCCATTACGACAAGGATACCGTGGCCGTTCAGACCGTAGGGTTTACGAAGCTGTTCAAGTTCACAGAGGACTACAATCTATATAAGAATATCCGTCATGCCATGAAGCAGACAGGGGCCGACCCGGGGCTGAGCTACAGGGAGGACGAATTCGTCGGCATTTACGGTCTGGAGCAGCAGTACCAGCGTGAGCTTAGAGGCAAGAACGGTTATCTGACCCTCTCGGTGAATGCGCAGAATATGGCCAGGGAAGTTGTCGCTACAGTTCCGCCGGTCAAGGGCCACGATATCTGGACAACGATCAATAAGAAGGTGCAGATGCAGACGGAGCAGGCGATTGCAGATCAGCTCACATGGCTGCATCACAATCCGGTACAGGGTAAAACCCATACTGCCGCACTTACCGGGTACGCCGTAGCGATGGAAGTGGATACGGGCAACGTTGTCGCCATGGCCAATATGCCGGACTATGATACGAATGTCTGGAATACCGAGAGGCTGGAGCCGGAAGTGTACGAGAAGATTGAGGATTTTTACCGGAACGGCACCATTACCCAGATTTCCTCCGGTGTCTCCGGCAATGGCCTGCCCTCACTGATTTACCTTGGTTCAACGATTAAACCGTTAAGCGTATTAATTGGCTTGAATGAAGGTTTATTCACTACCAGCGATACTTATCAGGACAAAGGGATTGCTTATTTCGGCAAAAATGACAGCTCGTCCGTGAGAAATTCTTCCGGTCATGTGCTGGGCAAACTCAGTCCTGCGGAGGCCATTCAGGAATCCTCCAATGCTTTTATGATTGATATGATCGGTAACCCTCTGTATAAGAAGTATCAAGGTGACTCTGTCAGGGTATGGGATAAGTATTTGAAAGACTTCGGTCTAGGAGTGTCCACGCAGAGCGGGCTTCCCGGTGAAAGCGCCGGAGTTGCCGACTACCTCGATACGGAAAGTGCCGGCTCTGTGCAATCGGCAATGGTCTACGCCTCCTTCGGACAGAAGGGGAAATACACGGCGCTGCAGCTTGCCCAGTATACGGCCATGCTGGCTAATGAAGGGAAGCGGCTCAAGCCGCAGCTGGTTAGCAGGATTACAGATGCCGAAGGTAATACGGTTAAAGAGTTTGGCCCGGAAGTGCTGAATACGGTCTCGTTTGCCCCTTCGTATTGGAAGGAGGTCAAGCGGGGGATGAATACGGCAGTGAAGGCGTTTGACGGATTTCCGTATGATTTTGCCCGTAAGACGGGAACCTCAGAGATGGAAGCCTATGGTGCAATCCGCGACAACGGGGTATTCATTGCCTATGCCCCGCGGGAGAATCCCAAGCTGGCGGTGGCGGTAATCATTCCGGAAGGCGGCTTTGGAGCGCTAAGTGCAGCGCCGGTGGCCCGGAAGATTTTTGAAGCCTATGACGCTGAATACGGGCTGGACGGCATTCCCAAGAAGAATGTCCGCGTGTCAACAGCAGACTAA
- a CDS encoding COX15/CtaA family protein: MKTLQLKWLSYVTCLVMFMALFGGVVVTKTGSGLECGNQWPLCHGKLIPAYTIGSLIEYTHRLFSGLAGLLSVASMYAWWRYARHRRDMLAYALLTLVFVIIQGGMGALAVVKSQSAAVMALHMGFSLIAFAGSLMLALGARRLYGSRVPGGDSGEEHSVSRGFRNLTWLIAVYSYIVVYIGAYVSHTSSQGGCSGWPLCNGQWIPEMSGGVGVVFVHRLAAALLFLLTALLGHLAFWRYKELPEIRALGVAAVLLCLMQVFSGAAVVYTLGNERLYIFAALSHIVLISGLFGVLCYMSVRVWQLSGGASRR, encoded by the coding sequence TTGAAGACACTTCAATTGAAATGGCTCAGCTATGTGACCTGTCTTGTTATGTTTATGGCGCTGTTCGGCGGGGTGGTGGTGACCAAGACCGGTTCGGGGCTGGAATGCGGCAACCAATGGCCGCTGTGTCACGGCAAGCTGATTCCGGCGTATACCATAGGCTCCCTGATTGAGTATACCCACCGCTTGTTCAGCGGGCTGGCCGGACTGCTGTCGGTGGCCTCCATGTACGCCTGGTGGCGTTATGCCCGGCACCGCAGGGATATGCTCGCTTACGCCCTGCTGACGCTTGTCTTCGTTATCATTCAAGGAGGGATGGGAGCGCTTGCGGTGGTTAAGTCGCAGTCCGCTGCCGTTATGGCGCTGCATATGGGTTTCTCGCTGATTGCCTTCGCCGGCTCGCTGATGCTGGCGCTTGGGGCCAGACGGCTCTACGGCAGCCGTGTACCGGGCGGGGACAGCGGAGAAGAGCATAGCGTCAGCAGAGGCTTCCGCAACTTAACCTGGTTAATTGCAGTATATTCATATATCGTTGTATATATCGGGGCGTATGTCAGCCACACCAGCTCGCAGGGCGGGTGTTCAGGCTGGCCGCTGTGTAACGGGCAATGGATTCCGGAGATGAGCGGCGGCGTAGGCGTCGTCTTCGTGCACCGGCTGGCCGCGGCCCTGCTGTTCCTTCTGACCGCGCTTCTTGGACATCTGGCCTTCTGGAGATACAAGGAGCTGCCGGAGATCAGAGCGCTTGGAGTGGCTGCAGTTCTGCTATGCCTGATGCAGGTGTTCAGCGGAGCGGCGGTGGTGTATACGCTTGGCAATGAACGGCTCTACATATTCGCTGCGTTGTCCCATATTGTGCTGATCTCCGGCCTGTTCGGGGTGCTGTGTTACATGAGTGTCCGCGTCTGGCAGTTAAGCGGAGGAGCCAGCAGACGATAA
- a CDS encoding thioredoxin family protein produces the protein MDKISSPAEFQVAIQSPRLTVAVFKADWCSDCKFIDPFMPEVEQQYADRLTLVEVDVDAVGDVSQEQNILGIPSFVAYTDGRELVRFVNKLRKSREEIETFLNRALEVYLSIHK, from the coding sequence ATGGACAAAATCAGCTCACCTGCCGAGTTCCAGGTGGCCATTCAGTCGCCTCGTCTGACCGTGGCTGTATTCAAGGCTGACTGGTGCTCGGATTGCAAATTCATTGACCCGTTCATGCCTGAGGTAGAGCAGCAATATGCAGACCGGCTTACCCTGGTTGAAGTGGATGTCGATGCGGTAGGCGATGTCAGCCAGGAACAGAATATTCTGGGCATTCCAAGCTTTGTCGCGTATACCGACGGACGGGAACTGGTCCGGTTTGTGAACAAGCTCCGCAAGTCCCGTGAGGAGATCGAGACCTTCCTGAACCGGGCGCTGGAGGTATATCTCAGCATCCACAAGTAA
- a CDS encoding penicillin-binding transpeptidase domain-containing protein — MGVFRKQASPPDEKDSKSTLGLRLNVFFFSTFIIFCVIIIRLAVIQFVEGPTLTEVETSRDTKSVPLASIRGSILAAGGEKLAYSSSVQTLYVTLTQEYTAKMVDKETGVSSLKPEARANAYALANSLVAKFNEYGDPNGEKLTVNDVISSFDLYFKKSSGYVARKIKSGLTTKEIAYFMEHKSEYPGLEIVEEGIRHYDKDTVAVQTVGYIKPFKSSNTLDIYKNIQNAMKKIGADPGLNYKDDEFVGFDGLELQYQRELRGKNGYQVISVNPQNMAEKIEKVVPPEKGNDIWTTINKNVQLKTEQAILDQIRWLHSNTVQGKTHPDALTGYAVAMEVDTGNIVAMASMPDYDTNVWTAPKLEADVWNKIMNNYQNGTITPYSSGLSGHGFSSSVFLGSTIKPLTVLIGLEEGFITTHTSYTDTGSTKFGKAGHETTVRNAGGHSYGYFRTPADAIEKSSNVFMIDKIGKKLYEKYGGKGVEKWDKYMKDFGLGVATGVGLPNEYKGFLNYFKEAESGSVQSALVYASFGQQGSYTALQLAQYASTIANQGERIKPQLVSKITDSSNNVVKTFGREVLSKVDYDKSYWNEVIRGMKSKVSSFDDFPYDFARKTGTSQQQGKGQLRDNGVFIAFAPRNNPKLAVAVVIPEGGFGSNSAAPVARKIFDAYDWEYGLDGVPKKSLKPADGGADGGKGTDNTAATNN, encoded by the coding sequence GTGGGTGTTTTCCGAAAGCAGGCCTCCCCCCCGGACGAGAAGGACAGCAAGAGCACGCTGGGCCTGCGGCTTAACGTGTTTTTCTTCAGCACGTTTATTATTTTCTGCGTTATTATTATCCGTCTTGCTGTAATCCAGTTCGTCGAAGGGCCCACACTGACCGAGGTGGAGACCAGCCGGGACACCAAAAGTGTGCCGCTCGCTTCCATCAGGGGATCGATTCTGGCCGCCGGCGGGGAAAAGTTAGCGTATTCCAGCTCCGTGCAGACGCTATATGTTACGCTGACACAGGAATATACCGCGAAGATGGTCGACAAGGAGACGGGAGTCAGCTCCCTGAAGCCGGAAGCGAGAGCCAATGCGTATGCCCTGGCGAATAGCCTGGTAGCGAAATTCAACGAGTATGGCGATCCGAATGGCGAGAAGCTGACAGTCAATGATGTGATCAGCTCCTTTGACCTGTATTTCAAGAAATCGTCGGGCTATGTGGCCCGCAAAATCAAGTCCGGTCTGACGACCAAGGAAATCGCCTATTTCATGGAGCACAAAAGCGAATACCCGGGGCTTGAGATTGTGGAGGAAGGCATCCGTCATTACGACAAGGACACCGTTGCGGTGCAGACTGTGGGGTACATCAAGCCCTTCAAATCCTCCAATACGCTCGACATTTACAAAAATATTCAGAACGCTATGAAGAAAATCGGCGCAGACCCCGGGCTTAATTACAAGGATGATGAATTTGTCGGCTTCGACGGTCTGGAGCTGCAGTATCAGCGCGAGCTGCGCGGCAAGAACGGCTATCAGGTGATCTCAGTTAATCCGCAGAACATGGCTGAGAAGATCGAGAAGGTGGTTCCGCCTGAAAAGGGGAATGATATCTGGACCACCATCAACAAAAATGTTCAGCTTAAGACGGAGCAGGCCATTCTGGACCAGATCCGCTGGCTGCATTCGAATACCGTTCAGGGAAAAACCCATCCGGATGCCTTAACGGGATATGCTGTAGCGATGGAGGTGGATACCGGAAATATTGTGGCCATGGCCAGTATGCCTGACTATGACACCAATGTCTGGACTGCACCTAAGCTCGAAGCAGATGTCTGGAACAAAATTATGAACAATTATCAGAACGGGACGATCACACCGTATTCTTCAGGACTCTCGGGACATGGCTTCAGTTCATCCGTTTTCTTGGGATCGACCATTAAGCCGCTCACTGTATTGATCGGGCTGGAGGAAGGCTTTATCACTACGCATACCTCCTATACCGATACAGGAAGCACGAAATTCGGTAAAGCCGGGCATGAAACTACCGTCCGGAATGCGGGCGGACACAGTTACGGTTATTTTAGAACACCGGCAGATGCGATTGAGAAATCGTCCAACGTCTTTATGATCGATAAGATCGGAAAGAAGCTGTACGAAAAGTACGGTGGCAAGGGCGTAGAGAAATGGGATAAATACATGAAGGACTTTGGCCTTGGTGTAGCCACAGGAGTAGGCTTGCCTAATGAGTACAAAGGATTCCTGAACTACTTCAAAGAAGCGGAGAGCGGCAGTGTCCAATCTGCCCTTGTATATGCCTCTTTCGGACAGCAGGGAAGCTACACAGCGTTGCAGCTCGCCCAATATGCCTCGACGATTGCCAATCAGGGAGAGCGGATTAAGCCGCAATTAGTCAGTAAAATCACTGATTCCTCCAATAACGTTGTGAAAACCTTTGGGCGTGAAGTGTTAAGTAAAGTGGATTATGATAAGTCCTATTGGAACGAAGTGATTAGGGGAATGAAGAGTAAGGTCAGCAGCTTTGATGACTTCCCTTATGATTTCGCCCGCAAGACAGGGACGTCACAGCAGCAGGGAAAAGGACAATTGCGAGATAACGGGGTGTTTATTGCTTTTGCCCCGCGTAATAATCCTAAGCTGGCTGTGGCTGTGGTCATCCCGGAAGGGGGCTTCGGCTCCAACAGCGCCGCACCGGTTGCACGCAAGATCTTCGACGCGTATGACTGGGAATACGGGCTGGACGGTGTGCCGAAGAAGAGCCTGAAGCCTGCTGATGGCGGAGCTGACGGGGGCAAAGGCACAGATAATACTGCCGCAACAAATAACTGA